From the Cupriavidus necator N-1 genome, one window contains:
- a CDS encoding DUF2950 domain-containing protein has product MARLPRFSCGLLAALSCICLFGATHAFARQVFDSPDAAMAAFGQAVLNDDETAMRAMLGANYRDIIPPVGAEARNKFNTAWAQAHRVQQSGKQASIVAGDDGWTLPVPLVKSAKGWQFDTLAGAREMRLRRIGRNELAVIQTMRAVCDAQTEYAQTTHDGEKRLVYAGRLSSSPGKHDGLYWPSGPDEPQSPLGLAFRDAGTRNASKEGYHGYHYKLLTAQGAHGDGGSLDYVVDGKLFGGFAVMAWPVRYGDTGVMSFIVSHKGQVYERDLGTNSATKAAATTSFDPAPGWRKVSP; this is encoded by the coding sequence ATGGCAAGACTGCCGAGATTTTCTTGCGGGCTCCTCGCCGCGCTGAGCTGCATCTGCCTGTTTGGCGCGACGCATGCCTTCGCGCGCCAGGTTTTCGACTCGCCGGATGCAGCCATGGCGGCCTTTGGCCAGGCGGTCCTCAATGACGACGAGACGGCCATGCGAGCCATGCTGGGCGCCAACTACCGCGACATCATTCCCCCGGTCGGCGCCGAAGCGCGGAACAAGTTCAACACGGCCTGGGCACAAGCGCATCGCGTGCAACAAAGTGGCAAGCAAGCGTCCATCGTCGCGGGCGACGATGGATGGACCCTGCCCGTACCGCTGGTCAAGTCAGCCAAGGGCTGGCAGTTCGACACACTGGCCGGCGCCCGGGAAATGCGCCTGCGCCGAATCGGGCGCAATGAACTCGCGGTGATCCAGACCATGCGGGCCGTCTGCGATGCGCAGACCGAATACGCCCAGACGACCCACGATGGCGAGAAACGGCTCGTCTACGCCGGCAGGCTGTCCAGTTCACCGGGCAAACACGACGGGCTCTACTGGCCGAGCGGACCGGATGAGCCGCAAAGCCCGCTCGGGCTGGCTTTCCGTGACGCCGGCACGCGCAATGCGAGCAAGGAGGGTTACCACGGCTACCATTACAAGCTCCTTACCGCGCAAGGGGCGCACGGCGATGGCGGCAGCTTAGACTATGTCGTCGATGGCAAGCTGTTCGGAGGCTTCGCGGTCATGGCCTGGCCGGTACGCTACGGCGACACCGGCGTGATGAGCTTCATCGTCAGCCACAAGGGCCAGGTCTATGAGCGCGACCTCGGTACCAACAGCGCCACCAAGGCAGCGGCAACGACATCCTTTGATCCGGCTCCCGGCTGGCGGAAGGTGTCGCCATGA
- a CDS encoding DUF3300 domain-containing protein — protein MSREGAVQAQKEPAPYKAEEIEALVAPIALYPDPLLSQVLMASTYPLEVALAARWSKAHPNLKGDDAVKAVQNESWDVSVKSLVAFPQILAPMGDKLDWTQKLGDAFLAQQKEVFNAVQRLRVRAQQAGHLKSGPQQTVTVETATSGEAAQQTIVRIESADPQVIYVPVYDPAIVYGGWGYAGYPYYYWPPYAPYYPGDAFVGGIAWGIGLAGAIAIFGDCDWNNGGVHVEHHKARNIDRNFDASKFKGGRWQHDARHRQGVAYRDNATRERYGRSMADAAGRNNFRGRDASGGRDNGFQGVGSGGKAVQRDASRGSASLHSGSGRAGGFGGGFGGGRGGGGRR, from the coding sequence ATGTCCCGCGAGGGCGCGGTGCAGGCCCAGAAGGAACCCGCGCCTTACAAGGCGGAAGAAATCGAGGCGCTGGTCGCGCCGATCGCGCTCTATCCCGATCCGCTGCTGTCACAGGTCCTGATGGCCTCCACCTACCCGCTGGAAGTCGCCCTCGCCGCGCGCTGGAGCAAGGCCCATCCGAACCTCAAGGGTGACGACGCAGTCAAGGCGGTACAGAACGAGTCCTGGGACGTCAGCGTGAAGTCGCTGGTGGCGTTTCCGCAGATCCTTGCGCCAATGGGCGACAAGCTGGACTGGACCCAGAAACTGGGGGATGCATTCCTGGCCCAGCAGAAGGAGGTGTTCAATGCCGTGCAACGCCTGCGTGTGCGCGCCCAGCAAGCCGGCCACCTCAAGTCGGGGCCGCAGCAGACCGTGACCGTGGAAACAGCAACCTCCGGCGAAGCCGCGCAGCAGACCATCGTGCGCATCGAGTCGGCGGATCCCCAGGTGATCTATGTGCCGGTGTATGACCCGGCGATCGTCTACGGCGGCTGGGGCTATGCGGGCTACCCGTACTACTACTGGCCACCCTACGCGCCCTACTACCCCGGCGATGCCTTCGTCGGAGGCATCGCATGGGGCATCGGCCTGGCGGGGGCCATTGCCATATTTGGCGACTGCGACTGGAACAATGGCGGGGTACATGTGGAGCACCACAAGGCCCGGAACATCGACCGCAATTTCGACGCCAGCAAGTTCAAGGGAGGCCGCTGGCAGCACGACGCGCGGCACCGCCAGGGTGTTGCCTATCGCGATAATGCCACACGGGAGAGATACGGCCGGAGCATGGCCGATGCGGCGGGCCGCAACAACTTTCGCGGGCGCGATGCTTCGGGGGGCCGGGACAATGGCTTCCAGGGCGTGGGCAGTGGCGGCAAAGCGGTGCAGCGTGATGCCAGCCGCGGAAGCGCGAGCCTGCATTCAGGCTCCGGCCGCGCCGGCGGTTTCGGCGGTGGCTTTGGCGGCGGACGAGGTGGCGGTGGACGACGTTAG
- a CDS encoding 2Fe-2S iron-sulfur cluster-binding protein produces MVRLSIEGRSVEAPANCSILQAFLHAGETFVEGVGCMGQGVCGSCRVMVRRNGEQDVKTALACETLVEDGMQVAFLDYFTASERHLYRIEEIGDSWDALQTISEVFPEAAHCRHCSGCDRACPKGLDVQEGVRFAVEGKLTASGQVFDECVMCNLCTLACPEHIRPNHLGLFVRRMIAAQTLRPANLMLRLQQIENGAMTIDFDAPGAQPPR; encoded by the coding sequence CTGGTACGCTTGAGCATCGAAGGACGCTCGGTCGAAGCACCGGCAAACTGCTCCATCCTGCAGGCCTTCCTGCACGCGGGGGAAACGTTTGTCGAAGGCGTCGGCTGCATGGGCCAGGGGGTGTGCGGCTCATGCCGCGTCATGGTGCGGCGCAACGGCGAGCAGGATGTCAAGACCGCGCTCGCTTGCGAAACGCTGGTCGAAGATGGCATGCAGGTCGCGTTCCTGGATTACTTCACGGCGTCGGAGCGGCACCTCTATCGTATCGAGGAGATCGGCGACAGCTGGGACGCCTTGCAAACAATCTCTGAAGTATTCCCGGAGGCCGCGCATTGCCGTCACTGCAGCGGATGCGACCGGGCCTGTCCGAAGGGACTCGATGTTCAGGAGGGCGTGAGGTTCGCGGTGGAGGGCAAGCTGACCGCCTCGGGCCAGGTGTTCGACGAATGCGTCATGTGCAACCTCTGCACGCTGGCCTGCCCAGAGCATATCCGGCCCAACCATCTCGGCCTGTTCGTGCGGCGGATGATCGCGGCGCAGACGCTGCGGCCGGCCAATCTCATGCTGCGCCTGCAGCAGATCGAGAACGGCGCGATGACGATCGACTTTGACGCACCCGGCGCGCAGCCGCCGCGCTGA
- a CDS encoding VOC family protein, with product MLQNSDVAARIPAQDLARARSFYSSKLGLEPVEERPGGLRYKCGNSYFVLFESAGSASGSHTQMAWEVDDIQATVSELRHLGVVFEEYDLPGLKTINGIARSRGTTCPRVA from the coding sequence ATGCTTCAGAACAGTGACGTCGCGGCCAGGATTCCTGCGCAAGACCTCGCAAGGGCGAGATCCTTCTACTCGAGCAAGCTCGGTCTTGAGCCAGTCGAGGAACGGCCGGGCGGACTGCGCTACAAGTGCGGCAACAGCTACTTCGTACTTTTCGAGTCGGCTGGCTCGGCCTCTGGAAGTCACACACAAATGGCCTGGGAGGTCGATGACATCCAGGCAACCGTTAGCGAGCTGCGGCACCTGGGAGTCGTGTTCGAAGAATACGATCTTCCCGGCCTCAAGACCATCAATGGGATCGCCAGGTCCAGGGGAACTACCTGTCCAAGGGTGGCATAG
- the cax gene encoding calcium/proton exchanger, giving the protein MWMNLLLIFVPIAIALEFLASDHHLLIFIASSLAILPLAGRMSHATEQLAERMGEAVGGLLNATFGNAAELIIALVALRAGLHQVVEASIVGSIVGNMLLVFGAAMLAGGIRYPEQSFNPRGARSQATMLILSAIALILPASFEAVEGTTAVLYRLSAWISIALLVVYALYLVFSLVTHPALFRGAYEAKAVAPEGVEDQPSSSVARAIAILAAATVGTAWMSEIMVGALGPMMRDYALSDIFVGAFVVAILGNAAEHASAITAALRNRMDLSFSIAVGSSVQVALFVAPVLVLTSHFLGPAPMDLAFRPALVLMVVLSVLVTAQMASDGHADWFKGTQLLIVYLALALTFFFLPR; this is encoded by the coding sequence ATGTGGATGAATTTGCTTCTGATCTTTGTGCCGATCGCAATCGCCCTGGAATTCCTTGCTTCCGATCACCACCTCCTGATCTTTATCGCTTCCTCCCTGGCCATCCTGCCGCTTGCCGGGCGGATGAGCCATGCCACCGAGCAACTCGCAGAGCGCATGGGCGAGGCGGTCGGGGGGCTGCTAAATGCGACATTCGGCAATGCGGCTGAACTTATCATCGCACTTGTCGCCTTGCGTGCCGGCCTCCATCAGGTGGTGGAAGCCTCCATCGTCGGTTCCATTGTCGGGAATATGCTGCTGGTGTTTGGCGCCGCGATGCTCGCAGGCGGCATTCGCTATCCTGAGCAAAGCTTTAACCCGCGCGGCGCGCGTTCCCAGGCGACCATGCTCATACTGTCGGCGATCGCGCTGATCCTGCCTGCCAGCTTTGAAGCGGTAGAAGGCACGACAGCCGTGCTGTACCGGCTCAGCGCCTGGATTTCCATCGCGCTTCTGGTCGTCTATGCGCTGTACCTGGTGTTCTCGCTGGTCACTCACCCCGCGCTGTTCCGCGGCGCATACGAAGCAAAGGCGGTTGCTCCGGAAGGCGTGGAGGACCAGCCCTCCTCGTCCGTAGCGCGGGCGATAGCGATACTGGCGGCAGCCACCGTAGGGACGGCGTGGATGAGCGAGATCATGGTGGGTGCGCTCGGCCCCATGATGCGCGACTACGCCCTCAGCGACATATTCGTCGGTGCCTTTGTGGTAGCGATCCTCGGAAATGCGGCCGAGCATGCATCGGCCATTACCGCAGCCTTGAGGAATCGCATGGACCTGTCGTTCTCCATTGCGGTTGGCTCGAGTGTCCAGGTGGCGCTGTTTGTCGCGCCGGTGCTGGTACTGACGAGCCATTTTCTCGGTCCGGCCCCGATGGACCTGGCCTTTCGTCCCGCCCTGGTCCTGATGGTGGTCCTGTCCGTGCTGGTCACGGCGCAAATGGCGAGCGACGGGCACGCCGACTGGTTCAAGGGCACGCAGCTCCTAATCGTCTATCTTGCCCTCGCCCTCACCTTCTTCTTCCTGCCGCGCTGA
- a CDS encoding DASS family sodium-coupled anion symporter, giving the protein MLTKLKAAFLYFNSVVPFRLGPALITTVVLITLLLLPVPEGLTPKAWGLVAIFLTTIVAIILKVMPIGVMAMMAIVVLSLSQVTSTSSKGAIADALTAFDSPLIWLIVVAILISRGVKKTGLGTRIGLMFIALMGKRTIGIGYGLATCELVLAPFTPSNTARGGGIVHPIMKSIANAFDSDPAKGTEGKVGTYLALVNYHANPISSAMFVTATAPNPLVVDYIAKATNQSLHLSWTSWALCMLVPGLLCMLVMPLVIFVLSPPQLKATPNAVEYAHAEMAKMGPVSPKEMVMIFTFALLLLLWANVPAMVFGPSLTLDPTVVALVGLFVLIITGTLDWDDVLSEKSAWDTLIWFGALIMLAEQLNKQGVIGWFSKGMSDAIVASGIGWGGTAAILVAVFVFSHYLFASTTAHISAMMLAFLTVGVHLMPPEYVVPFMLLMAAGSAIMMTLTHYATGTSPIIFGSGFVTMGTWWRVGFVMCVVELLIFAVVGSVWWKVLGFW; this is encoded by the coding sequence ATGCTCACCAAACTGAAAGCGGCGTTCCTCTACTTCAATAGCGTGGTCCCGTTCCGGCTGGGCCCCGCCCTGATCACGACGGTGGTGCTGATCACCTTGCTGCTGCTGCCTGTGCCAGAGGGGCTCACGCCCAAAGCTTGGGGCCTGGTTGCCATCTTCCTGACCACAATCGTTGCGATCATCCTGAAGGTCATGCCGATCGGGGTGATGGCGATGATGGCCATCGTGGTCCTCTCGTTGTCGCAGGTGACCTCGACCTCGTCCAAGGGGGCGATCGCCGATGCGCTGACCGCCTTCGACAGTCCGTTGATCTGGCTGATCGTGGTGGCCATCCTGATCTCCCGCGGCGTGAAGAAGACCGGCCTGGGCACCCGTATCGGCCTGATGTTCATCGCCCTGATGGGGAAACGAACGATAGGCATCGGCTATGGCCTAGCCACCTGCGAGTTGGTGCTGGCGCCCTTCACACCGAGCAATACCGCGCGCGGTGGCGGCATCGTGCATCCGATCATGAAGTCGATCGCCAATGCATTCGACTCGGACCCGGCCAAGGGCACGGAGGGCAAGGTCGGCACCTACCTGGCGTTGGTCAACTATCACGCCAATCCTATCTCCTCGGCGATGTTCGTGACCGCCACCGCCCCGAACCCGCTGGTGGTGGACTACATCGCCAAGGCGACCAACCAGAGTCTGCATCTGAGCTGGACGAGCTGGGCACTTTGCATGTTGGTGCCCGGCCTGCTATGCATGCTGGTGATGCCGCTGGTTATCTTTGTGTTGTCGCCGCCGCAGCTCAAGGCCACACCCAATGCGGTGGAGTATGCGCACGCCGAAATGGCGAAGATGGGTCCAGTGTCGCCGAAGGAAATGGTCATGATATTCACCTTCGCGCTGCTGCTGCTGCTATGGGCCAACGTTCCGGCGATGGTGTTCGGTCCTTCGCTCACGCTGGACCCGACGGTGGTCGCCTTGGTCGGCTTGTTCGTGCTGATCATCACTGGCACCCTCGACTGGGACGACGTGCTGTCCGAGAAGAGCGCCTGGGACACGCTGATATGGTTTGGTGCGCTGATCATGCTGGCCGAGCAACTGAACAAGCAGGGTGTGATCGGGTGGTTCTCGAAGGGCATGAGCGACGCGATTGTGGCCAGTGGCATCGGCTGGGGTGGCACGGCTGCGATCCTGGTGGCGGTCTTCGTGTTCTCGCACTACCTGTTCGCCAGCACGACCGCGCACATCAGTGCGATGATGCTCGCCTTCCTGACAGTCGGAGTCCATCTGATGCCGCCAGAGTATGTGGTGCCGTTCATGCTGCTTATGGCGGCCGGCTCGGCGATCATGATGACGCTGACCCACTATGCGACAGGCACCTCGCCGATCATCTTCGGCAGCGGTTTTGTCACGATGGGAACCTGGTGGCGCGTCGGCTTTGTGATGTGCGTGGTGGAGCTGCTGATCTTCGCCGTGGTCGGGAGCGTCTGGTGGAAGGTGCTTGGCTTCTGGTGA
- a CDS encoding complex I 51 kDa subunit family protein, which yields MEQLNQVLLNEDIRVGADLDAWLARGGGEGLARALREPAAVIAEIEQADLRGMGGAGFATHRKWAPVAAAAAGDKYIICNGNEDEPGTFKDRFLLEHTPHQVIEGALIAAAATRANHVVLYVNPHQPLSLARTREAVQQWQAHPQFAELAGLVGGPVSLRVLPSSGLYIGGEETAVISSVEGGFPFPRRKPPFPAEYGVHGAPTVVNNTETLAHVPGILRNGAQWYRGLGIGHAAGTKLYSLSGDVLRPGLYELPMGTSLETLVFRHGGGMLQGKEFKAVFTGGPSNTLLTKRDLDVALDFDSVRQRRSRLGTGAMIVVSEGTSIVRKVAEYVSFFAQGSCGQCPPCKGGTFQLMRLLNRIDTGRGVRADLESLENLCRILPGSGRCGLIDGAVTVVDSSLHQFREEYEALLMA from the coding sequence ATGGAACAGCTCAATCAGGTTCTGCTCAACGAGGACATCCGGGTTGGCGCCGACCTGGATGCCTGGCTGGCACGCGGCGGCGGAGAGGGGCTGGCCCGGGCCCTGCGCGAACCGGCCGCGGTCATCGCCGAGATCGAGCAGGCCGACCTGCGCGGGATGGGCGGCGCTGGTTTCGCGACGCATCGAAAATGGGCGCCGGTGGCCGCCGCGGCGGCTGGCGACAAGTACATCATCTGCAATGGCAACGAAGACGAGCCGGGGACATTCAAGGACCGCTTTCTGCTTGAGCACACGCCGCACCAGGTGATCGAGGGCGCGCTGATCGCCGCGGCCGCCACCCGCGCCAACCATGTCGTGCTGTACGTCAATCCCCATCAGCCGCTGTCGCTGGCGCGGACGCGCGAGGCGGTGCAGCAATGGCAGGCACACCCGCAGTTCGCCGAGCTGGCCGGGCTGGTCGGCGGACCGGTGTCGCTTCGCGTCCTGCCCAGCTCTGGCTTGTATATCGGCGGCGAGGAAACCGCGGTCATCTCGAGCGTCGAGGGCGGGTTCCCGTTTCCGCGCCGCAAGCCGCCCTTTCCCGCCGAATACGGCGTGCATGGCGCACCGACCGTCGTCAACAATACCGAGACGCTGGCCCACGTACCGGGCATCTTGCGCAACGGTGCCCAGTGGTATCGCGGCCTCGGCATCGGTCATGCCGCCGGAACCAAGTTGTACTCGCTCTCGGGCGATGTCTTGCGGCCTGGCCTGTATGAGCTGCCGATGGGCACGAGCCTTGAAACCCTCGTGTTCCGGCATGGCGGCGGGATGCTCCAGGGCAAGGAGTTCAAGGCGGTCTTCACGGGCGGTCCCTCCAATACGCTGCTGACCAAGCGCGATCTCGATGTGGCGCTGGACTTCGACTCCGTGCGGCAACGGCGTTCGCGGCTGGGAACCGGTGCGATGATCGTGGTGTCGGAAGGGACCAGCATCGTCCGCAAGGTGGCAGAGTACGTCAGCTTCTTCGCCCAGGGCTCGTGCGGCCAGTGCCCGCCATGCAAGGGCGGGACCTTCCAGCTGATGCGCCTGCTGAACCGGATCGATACGGGCCGCGGCGTGCGCGCGGACCTGGAATCGTTGGAAAACCTGTGCCGCATCCTTCCCGGCAGCGGGCGTTGTGGCCTGATCGACGGCGCCGTGACGGTGGTGGACAGTTCCCTCCATCAGTTCCGGGAGGAATACGAGGCGCTCCTGATGGCATAG
- a CDS encoding alpha/beta fold hydrolase yields MPSVTSDGVSIHYEVKGQGSPVLLLAGLAGVGASWGPQIDLFAGHHQVIVPDHRGTGQSERTARGMTIAQHARDMARVIEAVGYGPVHVVGSSTGGAIAQLLAIHHRERLRSATIVSSIARADAFYRRQFDMRRRMLTDSGLRASTEANALFLFDPKFSREHPEQVQAWVNAASAGTFDPEIGFARIDMIVGHDAFDDLPSITTPTLVLVGERDFCAPPYFSAELAARIPGAEFATLDGGHFIFLEKPVLLHDTVEAFIARHER; encoded by the coding sequence ATGCCATCCGTAACGTCCGACGGTGTTTCGATCCACTACGAGGTCAAGGGCCAGGGTTCGCCCGTGCTTCTCCTGGCGGGGCTTGCGGGAGTGGGCGCCTCCTGGGGGCCACAGATCGACCTGTTCGCCGGGCATCACCAGGTGATCGTGCCGGATCACCGCGGCACCGGTCAGTCCGAGCGCACCGCGCGCGGCATGACGATTGCGCAACACGCGCGGGACATGGCGCGGGTCATCGAGGCAGTCGGGTATGGGCCGGTCCATGTGGTCGGGTCCTCGACCGGAGGCGCCATCGCGCAGCTGCTGGCGATCCATCACCGCGAACGATTGCGCAGCGCGACCATTGTCTCTTCGATTGCTCGCGCGGACGCCTTCTACCGTCGCCAGTTCGACATGCGGCGACGCATGCTGACCGATTCCGGCCTGCGCGCGTCCACCGAGGCGAACGCACTATTTCTGTTCGACCCGAAATTCAGCCGCGAGCACCCGGAGCAGGTGCAGGCGTGGGTGAATGCCGCATCGGCCGGCACGTTCGACCCGGAAATCGGCTTTGCCCGGATCGACATGATCGTAGGACACGACGCCTTCGATGATCTTCCATCGATCACGACACCGACGCTGGTACTGGTGGGCGAGCGCGACTTCTGCGCCCCGCCGTACTTCTCTGCGGAGCTTGCAGCGCGGATTCCGGGAGCGGAGTTTGCCACCCTGGACGGTGGCCACTTCATCTTCCTGGAGAAGCCCGTACTCCTGCACGACACTGTGGAAGCCTTCATTGCCAGGCACGAGCGATGA
- a CDS encoding FAD-binding protein: protein MPAGIPYEEARKRYRPGVAPAVRGDDISVEALLKAYHPDHGPNARVALAVGVNRGEPCQPDLARYLQANALIDDVDIAGAQLVSTDVLIIGGGGGGCAAALTAARQGAQVILATKLRLGDSNTVMAEGGIQAAIGEDDSPQLHFEDTLRAGHFCGEPELVAQMVMDGPDVIRWLIRLGMMFDQEEDRPLGGNLLRKKPGGASAARILSYRDYTGLEMMRVLREAVDLEAGIAVWNRCPAVELLSDERGRCAGAVIYNLEWRTFMLVRARAVILATGGAGRLHLNAFPTSNHYGATADGLVLAYRIGARLRELDSFQYHPTGIAYPPHLAGGLISEAARSAGAKLINGEGERFVDELKPRDIVASAILRECAQGRGIERGGQVGVFLDTPTLEMENPGILEKRLVTLRHLAHKCGQDASQEPFLVYPTLHYQNGGVAIDKEGATSVPGLYCVGEVTGGIHGRNRLMGNALLDILSMGRRAGASAAQAGRSAMAARAGIGHVHAWQRELTLAGLPLHLKAPQLFPGYANFDLRVDAGLHSGAWGRAVGGTR, encoded by the coding sequence ATGCCAGCTGGCATCCCCTACGAAGAGGCGCGCAAGCGCTACCGTCCAGGTGTGGCGCCGGCGGTGCGCGGCGATGACATCTCCGTCGAAGCACTGCTAAAGGCCTATCACCCCGACCACGGGCCCAATGCGCGCGTCGCGCTGGCCGTCGGCGTCAACCGCGGCGAGCCTTGTCAGCCGGATCTCGCGCGCTATCTGCAAGCCAATGCGCTGATCGACGACGTCGATATTGCCGGGGCGCAACTCGTGTCCACCGATGTGCTGATCATCGGCGGGGGCGGTGGCGGCTGCGCGGCGGCGCTGACCGCGGCCAGGCAAGGCGCGCAGGTGATTCTCGCCACCAAGCTGCGCCTCGGTGACAGCAACACCGTGATGGCCGAAGGCGGGATCCAGGCGGCCATCGGCGAGGACGACAGTCCCCAATTGCATTTTGAGGACACCTTGCGCGCCGGGCACTTCTGCGGCGAGCCCGAGCTGGTCGCGCAGATGGTGATGGACGGACCCGACGTGATCCGATGGCTGATCCGGCTGGGCATGATGTTCGATCAGGAGGAAGACCGGCCCCTCGGCGGCAACCTTCTGCGCAAGAAGCCAGGGGGAGCATCGGCCGCGCGCATTCTCTCCTACCGGGACTATACCGGCCTGGAAATGATGCGCGTGCTGCGCGAGGCGGTGGACCTCGAGGCCGGCATCGCGGTGTGGAACCGCTGCCCCGCAGTCGAGCTGCTGTCCGACGAGCGGGGGCGCTGCGCCGGGGCGGTGATCTACAACCTCGAATGGCGCACCTTTATGCTGGTGCGCGCGCGCGCCGTGATTCTCGCCACCGGCGGGGCGGGGCGCCTGCACCTGAATGCCTTCCCGACGTCCAACCATTACGGGGCTACCGCAGACGGCCTGGTGCTGGCGTATCGGATCGGGGCGCGCCTGCGCGAGCTGGATTCGTTTCAATACCATCCCACCGGCATCGCCTACCCGCCGCACCTGGCGGGCGGCCTGATCTCGGAAGCCGCCCGCTCGGCCGGCGCGAAGCTGATCAACGGCGAGGGCGAGCGTTTCGTCGATGAACTCAAGCCGCGGGACATCGTGGCCTCGGCAATCCTGCGCGAATGCGCGCAGGGGCGCGGCATCGAGCGGGGCGGACAGGTTGGTGTCTTCCTCGACACGCCGACGCTGGAAATGGAGAACCCCGGCATCCTGGAAAAGCGGCTCGTGACGCTGCGCCATCTCGCCCACAAGTGCGGGCAGGATGCGTCCCAGGAGCCGTTCCTTGTCTACCCGACCCTGCACTACCAGAACGGCGGCGTTGCCATCGACAAGGAGGGCGCGACCAGCGTGCCAGGGCTCTATTGCGTCGGCGAGGTCACGGGCGGCATTCATGGGCGCAACCGGTTGATGGGCAACGCGCTGCTCGATATCCTGAGCATGGGCCGGCGCGCCGGTGCCAGCGCGGCGCAAGCCGGGCGCAGCGCCATGGCCGCCCGCGCCGGCATCGGCCACGTGCACGCCTGGCAGCGGGAACTGACGCTGGCCGGGCTGCCCCTGCATCTCAAGGCACCGCAGCTGTTCCCCGGCTACGCGAATTTCGATCTGCGCGTCGACGCAGGGTTGCACTCCGGCGCGTGGGGCCGGGCGGTCGGCGGCACCCGGTAA